A stretch of Brassica rapa cultivar Chiifu-401-42 chromosome A08, CAAS_Brap_v3.01, whole genome shotgun sequence DNA encodes these proteins:
- the LOC117127395 gene encoding uncharacterized protein LOC117127395 isoform X2, whose protein sequence is MCSKCGKVNISGVPQYRAQISVYDNSEQAVFVLLGDAGFELTGKQAAELVSSYFEANGDQGVTQEVPFPEALISTIGQKHNFCVKVTKHNLDGKSRSLTVTKILPLDTPPVTESSGGNYNPATSEETFETGTNVCEASKISVDSAEGSKRNGDIDEMGKAKRLKRGV, encoded by the exons ATGTGTTCAAAATGTGGGAAAGTCAACATATCAGGAGTACCACA GTACCGTGCACAGATATCTGTCTATGACAACAGTGAGCAAGCTGTTTTTGTACTGCTTGGTGATGCTGGTTTTGAGTTAACTGGGAAGCAAGCAGCCGAGTTAGTCAGCAGCTATTTTGAG GCTAATGGAGACCAAGGAGTTACCCAAGAGGTGCCTTTCCCGGAAGCTTTAATCAGCACTATTGGTCAGAAACATAACTTTTGTGTGAAAGTTACAAAGCACAACTTAGATGGGAAGTCTCGATCTTTAACTGTGACCAAGATTCTCCCTCTGGACACTCCACCAGTCACAGAATCTTCGGGAGGAAACTACAATCCGGCAACTTCGGAGGAGACATTTGAGACTGGAACGAACGTGTGTGAAGCTTCCAAAATCAGTGTGGATTCGGCAGAGGGAAGTAAGAGAAATGGTGACATTGATGAAATGGGCAAAGCAAAACGCCTCAAGCGTGGGGTGTAG
- the LOC117127395 gene encoding uncharacterized protein LOC117127395 isoform X1 produces the protein MSNLRSTTLAGKSIYIFPFIFNLSLPRPISMIEWIKMLLLCLRLGSNPQSAELVNAEVVTKRETLTIGEIFSYIKQESNKEAFFECTATIDDVVHGSTWYYISCSGCHTKATKGPTSLMCSKCGKVNISGVPQYRAQISVYDNSEQAVFVLLGDAGFELTGKQAAELVSSYFEANGDQGVTQEVPFPEALISTIGQKHNFCVKVTKHNLDGKSRSLTVTKILPLDTPPVTESSGGNYNPATSEETFETGTNVCEASKISVDSAEGSKRNGDIDEMGKAKRLKRGV, from the exons ATGTCCAACCTACGATCGACTACTTTAGCTGgtaaatctatatatattttccctTTTATATTTAATCTTTCGCTGCCTCGCCCCATATCAATGATTGAATGGATCAAAATGCTACTACTCTGTCTCAGGTTGGGCTCTAACCCACAGAGTGCTGAGCTGGTTAATGCAGAAGTGGTTACTAAAAGGGAGACACTGACTATAGGAGAAATATTCTCCTACATCAAGCAGGAATCTAATAAG GAGGCTTTTTTTGAGTGCACGGCTACGATTGATGATGTGGTCCATGGTTCAACCTGGTATTACATATCATGCAGTGGTTGCCATACTAAGGCTACGAAAGGCCCAACTTCTTTGATGTGTTCAAAATGTGGGAAAGTCAACATATCAGGAGTACCACA GTACCGTGCACAGATATCTGTCTATGACAACAGTGAGCAAGCTGTTTTTGTACTGCTTGGTGATGCTGGTTTTGAGTTAACTGGGAAGCAAGCAGCCGAGTTAGTCAGCAGCTATTTTGAG GCTAATGGAGACCAAGGAGTTACCCAAGAGGTGCCTTTCCCGGAAGCTTTAATCAGCACTATTGGTCAGAAACATAACTTTTGTGTGAAAGTTACAAAGCACAACTTAGATGGGAAGTCTCGATCTTTAACTGTGACCAAGATTCTCCCTCTGGACACTCCACCAGTCACAGAATCTTCGGGAGGAAACTACAATCCGGCAACTTCGGAGGAGACATTTGAGACTGGAACGAACGTGTGTGAAGCTTCCAAAATCAGTGTGGATTCGGCAGAGGGAAGTAAGAGAAATGGTGACATTGATGAAATGGGCAAAGCAAAACGCCTCAAGCGTGGGGTGTAG
- the LOC103834673 gene encoding transcription factor IBH1-like 1, with protein MQPTSSMNEQFLKKWQMGLQIFRPSIDNTSVSERKRAIKLSADVAMASLRKGTTCWSRALIQKAATQDNFLVRQMLSGIKEETLINKKLPKIVCHRKIVRRSKKILMRRKSKSAMEEVAAKAKKLVKRKTQGLRNIVPGGEFMSNNVLLIQETLDYIVSLQTQVNVMRSIVDAADAGVER; from the coding sequence ATGCAACCTACGAGCTCAATGAATGAACAATTCCTAAAGAAATGGCAAATGGGTCTTCAAATATTCCGTCCTTCGATAGACAACACGAGTGTCTCCGAGAGAAAGAGAGCAATAAAGCTCTCTGCAGACGTTGCAATGGCGTCTCTAAGAAAAGGAACGACATGTTGGAGCCGAGCCCTAATCCAGAAAGCCGCCACCCAGGACAATTTCCTCGTACGTCAAATGCTCTCTGGCATCAAAGAGGAAACGCTAATCAACAAGAAGTTGCCTAAGATTGTGTGTCATAGAAAGATTGtgagaagaagcaagaagatcTTGATGAGGAGGAAATCGAAATCAGCGATGGAAGAGGTCGCAGCAAAAGCTAAGAAGCTCGTCAAGAGAAAGACTCAAGGGTTAAGAAACATTGTCCCTGGTGGAGAGTTTATGAGCAATAACGTCTTGTTGATACAAGAAACGTTAGATTACATTGTCTCACTTCAGACACAAGTGAATGTGATGAGGAGTATTGTTGATGCTGCTGATGCTGGAGTTGAACGgtaa
- the LOC103834674 gene encoding uncharacterized protein LOC103834674 isoform X3, which translates to MSFHLLYVQARVPALPLKDEGFVYLILILTPCTLMVGLNQVDSCHCLGIKGFQAPENFNGRDYEALNGTTENLLPLRKGSNNSSWNSC; encoded by the exons ATGTCGTTTCACCTGTTATATGTCCAAGCACGTGTTCCTGCTCTTCCATTGAAAGATGAGGGGTTTGTTTATCTGATACTGATCCTAACGCCATGTACTTTAATGGTTGGCCTGAATCAGGTAGATTCCTGTCATTGCTTAGGAATCAAAGGCTTCCAAGCTCCAGAG AACTTTAACGGACGAGATTATGAGGCACTAAACGGCACAACCGAGAATCTTCTTCCCTTGAG AAAaggatccaacaactcatcgtGGAATTCCTGCTAA
- the LOC103834674 gene encoding uncharacterized protein LOC103834674 isoform X1 gives MSFHLLYVQARVPALPLKDEGFVYLILILTPCTLMVGLNQVDSCHCLGIKGFQAPENFNGRDYEALNGTTENLLPLRNCMSQGSRKRRIKSNILKQLFHARSKYQICRKHRRQQH, from the exons ATGTCGTTTCACCTGTTATATGTCCAAGCACGTGTTCCTGCTCTTCCATTGAAAGATGAGGGGTTTGTTTATCTGATACTGATCCTAACGCCATGTACTTTAATGGTTGGCCTGAATCAGGTAGATTCCTGTCATTGCTTAGGAATCAAAGGCTTCCAAGCTCCAGAG AACTTTAACGGACGAGATTATGAGGCACTAAACGGCACAACCGAGAATCTTCTTCCCTTGAG GAATTGTATGAGTCAAGGTTCCAGAAAACGGAGGATAAAAAGCAATATCTTGAAACAATTGTTTCATGCGAGAAGCAAATATCAAATTTGTAGAAAACATAGACGGCAACAACATTGA
- the LOC103834674 gene encoding uncharacterized protein LOC103834674 isoform X2: MSFHLLYVQARVPALPLKDEGFVYLILILTPCTLMVGLNQVDSCHCLGIKGFQAPENFNGRDYEALNGTTENLLPLRKTFSQDCTSKGVLLSLESKSLIAVPNPDTC; this comes from the exons ATGTCGTTTCACCTGTTATATGTCCAAGCACGTGTTCCTGCTCTTCCATTGAAAGATGAGGGGTTTGTTTATCTGATACTGATCCTAACGCCATGTACTTTAATGGTTGGCCTGAATCAGGTAGATTCCTGTCATTGCTTAGGAATCAAAGGCTTCCAAGCTCCAGAG AACTTTAACGGACGAGATTATGAGGCACTAAACGGCACAACCGAGAATCTTCTTCCCTTGAG AAAGACTTTCTCTCAGGATTGCACAAGTAAAGGCGTCTTATTAAGTCTAGAGAGCAAAAGTTTGATCGCAGTCCCAAATCCTGATACATGTTAA
- the LOC103834674 gene encoding uncharacterized protein LOC103834674 isoform X4, producing MSFHLLYVQARVPALPLKDEGFVYLILILTPCTLMVGLNQVDSCHCLGIKGFQAPENFNGRDYEALNGTTENLLPLRIAQVKASY from the exons ATGTCGTTTCACCTGTTATATGTCCAAGCACGTGTTCCTGCTCTTCCATTGAAAGATGAGGGGTTTGTTTATCTGATACTGATCCTAACGCCATGTACTTTAATGGTTGGCCTGAATCAGGTAGATTCCTGTCATTGCTTAGGAATCAAAGGCTTCCAAGCTCCAGAG AACTTTAACGGACGAGATTATGAGGCACTAAACGGCACAACCGAGAATCTTCTTCCCTTGAG GATTGCACAAGTAAAGGCGTCTTATTAA
- the LOC103834675 gene encoding uncharacterized protein LOC103834675: MRNPPPSLLSLTVNAAVLNLSRINDLSHLPDHIVPELFARTLEAGKLNERVLRLFMASGNEEVLSVIDALKIKIDVTPIIPTRCHERFGLNEMD; the protein is encoded by the exons ATGAGAAATCCTCCTCCGTCTCTGCTCTCCCTCACCGTCAACGCCGCCGTCTTAAACCTCTCTCGCATCAACGATCTCTCTCATCTCCCCGATCACATCGTCCCGGAACTCTTCGCC AGGACATTGGAAGCTGGGAAGTTGAATGAGAGAGTTCTAAGACTGTTTATGGCGTCTGGAAACGAAGAAGTGCTTTCTGTTATCGACGCTCTGAAAATCAAAATCGACGTCACTCCCATTATTCCTACTC GATGTCATGAGAGATTTGGATTGAACGAAATGGACTAG
- the LOC103834676 gene encoding RING-H2 finger protein ATL14, producing MSISILHDEPITGDQSSQPKCHTASLSTKILSKILVCLIMIPVAATALLFILMSLSFSLFFFSLYWFLHRHRRRESSDGLLSPRCVKSLPQFKFYEPTLYGSECVVCIEGFRQGQWCRKLPGCGHVFHRKCVDFWLVKVGTCPICRDRV from the coding sequence ATGTCGATATCTATTCTCCACGATGAACCAATCACCGGAGATCAATCGTCGCAACCGAAGTGCCACACGGCGAGTCTATCAACGAAGATACTTTCGAAAATTCTCGTATGTCTTATCATGATCCCTGTAGCTGCAACCGCCTTGCTCTTCATCCTCATGTCTCTcagcttctctctcttcttcttctctctctactGGTTTCTCCACCGCCACCGCCGTCGCGAATCCTCAGATGGGTTGTTGTCTCCCAGATGCGTGAAGAGCCTTCCCCAGTTCAAGTTCTACGAGCCGACGCTGTACGGAAGCGAGTGCGTGGTCTGCATCGAAGGGTTCAGACAAGGACAGTGGTGTCGGAAGTTGCCTGGATGCGGACATGTGTTTCACCGCAAGTGTGTTGACTTTTGGTTAGTCAAAGTCGGGACTTGTCCGATTTGCAGGGACAGGGTTTAG
- the LOC103834677 gene encoding probable xyloglucan endotransglucosylase/hydrolase protein 18 has protein sequence MKSSCGTRFTFLALYLFALQCVYAGSFHKDVNIHWGNGRGKIHDNEGKLLSLSLDKSSGSGFQSNQEFLYGKAEVQMKLVPGNSAGTVTTFYLKSHGTTWDEVDFEFLGNITGHPYTLHTNVYTKGLGDKEQQFHLWFDPTVNFHTYCITWNPQRIIFTVDGIPIREFKNSESIGIHFPKSQPMRVYASLWEAEHWATRGGLEKTDWSKAPFTAYYRNYNVEGCVWANGKSSCPKKSHWFTKKLGKGGMNKVRWAQRKYMVYNYCTDKKRFPQGVPAVCT, from the exons ATGAAGTCTTCTTGCGGTACAAGGTTCACGTTCTTGGCTCTCTATCTCTTTGCACTACAATGTGTCTATGCGGGTAGCTTCCACAAAGATGTGAATATACACTGGGGTAATGGACGTGGAAAGATTCACGACAATGAAGGCAAACTTCTTTCTCTTTCGCTTGACAAATCCTCTGGATCCGGTTTTCAATCCAACCAAGAGTTTCTATATGGCAAAGCTGAGGTTCAGATGAAGCTTGTCCCTGGTAACTCCGCTGGAACAGTCACAACTTTCTAT CTTAAGTCCCATGGAACTACGTGGGATGAGGTTGACTTCGAGTTCTTGGGAAACATTACTGGTCATCCGTATACTCTCCATACTAATGTTTACACAAAAGGATTAGGAGACAAAGAACAACAGTTTCATTTATGGTTTGACCCAACCGTTAACTTTCACACTTATTGCATCACATGGAACCCTCAAAGGATCAT TTTTACAGTTGATGGCATTCCCATTAGAGAGTTCAAGAACTCCGAGTCTATTGGAATACATTTCCCAAAGAGCCAACCAATGAGAGTCTACGCGAGTCTTTGGGAAGCCGAGCATTGGGCTACAAGGGGAGGATTAGAGAAAACAGATTGGTCAAAAGCTCCCTTCACTGCTTACTACAGAAACTACAATGTCGAAGGATGTGTTTGGGCTAATGGTAAATCATCTTGCCCCAAGAAATCCCACTGGTTTACGAAGAAACTGGGCAAGGGGGGTATGAATAAAGTGAGATGGGCGCAAAGAAAGTACATGGTGTATAACTATTGCACCGATAAGAAAAGGTTTCCTCAAGGTGTTCCTGCTGTGTGCACTTAA